From one Paenibacillus sp. FSL K6-1330 genomic stretch:
- a CDS encoding NCS2 family permease, translating to MFDLKANGTSVKTEVVAGATTFFTMAYVTVVNPLILSQAGVPFEQSFTATIIAAVIGTLLMGLVARYPIAVAPGMGLNAYFTYSVVQGHAGLGYIEAFSAVFIAGILFLVLSMTSLRRRLIEMIPANLKHAITVGIGLFIAFIGLRMSGIITAHPDNLVALGDLHQPSVVLALVGLAVTLVLLSRDVKGALFIGMIITGIIAYFADMLSFTNGIMSLPTLPEGILVWNPITAASDVISHGLYAVVFSFLLVTLFDTTGTVVGVAEQAGLMKDNKLPRADRAMFSDSVATVAGSMVGTSPTTAYVESAAGVGAGGRTGLTAVVVAALFVVAAFFSPLIGAVSGLSAITAPSLIVVGCLMLSNVQHIRWNDFDEAFPAFLVILTMPLTSSIATGIALGFISYPLMKIVKGKWKAVHPLMYIFAVLFVLQLVFVPH from the coding sequence GTGTTTGATTTAAAAGCTAACGGGACCTCGGTTAAGACAGAAGTTGTTGCCGGGGCCACGACGTTTTTCACGATGGCGTATGTGACTGTTGTGAATCCGCTGATTCTATCGCAAGCGGGTGTGCCTTTTGAGCAGAGCTTCACGGCTACTATTATTGCCGCTGTGATTGGTACACTGCTGATGGGGCTCGTAGCCCGTTATCCGATCGCTGTAGCACCGGGGATGGGCTTGAATGCCTACTTCACCTATTCCGTCGTTCAGGGACATGCCGGACTTGGGTATATTGAAGCTTTCTCAGCCGTTTTTATAGCCGGTATTCTGTTTCTGGTATTATCGATGACTTCCCTGCGGCGCAGGCTGATTGAGATGATCCCGGCCAATTTGAAGCATGCGATCACGGTCGGAATCGGCTTGTTTATTGCTTTTATCGGATTGCGGATGAGCGGCATCATTACAGCGCATCCGGACAATCTGGTAGCGCTCGGTGATCTGCACCAGCCATCAGTTGTGCTCGCCTTGGTAGGACTTGCGGTTACGCTTGTGCTGCTGTCGCGCGATGTGAAGGGTGCCTTGTTTATCGGAATGATTATTACCGGGATTATCGCTTATTTTGCCGATATGCTGTCTTTTACGAACGGGATTATGTCGCTTCCAACGCTGCCGGAAGGCATTCTGGTATGGAACCCGATTACCGCTGCCTCGGATGTGATCAGTCATGGACTCTATGCCGTTGTGTTTTCGTTCCTCCTGGTGACACTGTTTGATACCACAGGTACGGTAGTTGGTGTGGCAGAACAGGCGGGGCTTATGAAGGATAACAAGCTGCCTCGTGCGGATCGTGCCATGTTCTCCGATTCGGTGGCAACTGTGGCCGGATCTATGGTCGGTACAAGCCCGACCACCGCTTATGTTGAATCTGCAGCCGGTGTTGGCGCAGGCGGTCGGACAGGATTAACGGCGGTCGTCGTTGCTGCATTGTTTGTGGTTGCTGCCTTCTTCAGCCCGCTGATCGGCGCGGTTTCCGGATTATCCGCCATCACCGCACCTTCGCTCATCGTAGTGGGTTGCCTGATGCTAAGCAACGTTCAGCACATCCGGTGGAATGATTTTGATGAAGCGTTCCCCGCGTTTCTCGTGATCTTGACCATGCCGCTTACGTCCAGCATCGCGACTGGGATCGCGCTCGGTTTTATCTCATATCCGCTGATGAAAATCGTGAAGGGCAAGTGGAAGGCGGTTCACCCGCTGATGTATATTTTTGCTGTGCTGTTCGTACTGCAGCTTGTCTTTGTCCCGCATTGA
- a CDS encoding putative glycolipid-binding domain-containing protein, giving the protein MNDHIHAEADMQPLGQKTTSSSQLLESLLWNRHDLPSLEHGRLYRHHDGFTLTGTVVASLEGRQLHCSYEVETTSSWQTRRVKIKLTSGTEERSLHLERDDDGCWWSGDTELTAFAGMNDIDLGITPSTNTLPIRRLKLEPGESASMTAVWIQFPSLTIAPLPQQYTRTGEYTYRYESNHGAYQADLEVDEHGLVTRYADVWSRTR; this is encoded by the coding sequence TTGAACGACCATATCCATGCTGAAGCAGACATGCAGCCCCTGGGACAAAAGACCACAAGCTCGTCCCAGCTTCTGGAATCGCTGTTATGGAACAGGCATGATCTTCCCTCTCTGGAACATGGCCGGCTCTATCGGCATCATGACGGATTTACGCTCACCGGAACGGTCGTAGCCAGCCTGGAAGGTCGGCAGCTCCACTGCTCCTATGAGGTTGAAACCACCAGCAGCTGGCAGACCCGGAGGGTAAAGATTAAGCTCACAAGCGGCACGGAGGAACGGTCCCTTCACCTGGAGCGGGATGACGACGGCTGCTGGTGGAGCGGCGATACCGAGCTCACGGCATTTGCCGGAATGAACGACATTGATCTCGGGATTACCCCATCCACCAACACGCTGCCGATCCGGCGCTTGAAGCTGGAGCCTGGGGAGAGTGCGTCCATGACGGCAGTCTGGATTCAGTTCCCGAGCCTAACCATCGCCCCGCTTCCCCAACAATACACGCGTACGGGCGAGTACACCTACCGTTATGAGAGTAACCATGGGGCCTATCAAGCGGATCTGGAGGTTGACGAGCACGGCCTCGTCACGAGGTACGCGGACGTATGGAGCCGAACTCGCTAA